A region from the Marinobacter szutsaonensis genome encodes:
- a CDS encoding CDP-alcohol phosphatidyltransferase family protein: MISQRWRWIPNALTFLRIVLIAPFAGALLMENYRLALLIFFVAAVSDGFDGFLARHFNWRSRVGAIADPLADKALLITAYLMLTLTSVLPVWLFLVVLGRDLLIVVGALAYHYGIGRYEMEPSMLGKINTLIQILVVLAIIILLADLPMQPWVLDAGILLVAASAVISGGHYMLVWGVRAWRAKQS, from the coding sequence GTGATATCGCAACGCTGGCGATGGATACCCAATGCGCTGACGTTTTTGCGCATTGTTCTGATAGCTCCCTTTGCCGGCGCCCTGTTAATGGAGAACTATCGGCTGGCGCTGCTGATTTTTTTTGTGGCGGCGGTTTCCGATGGTTTTGACGGTTTCCTGGCACGTCATTTCAACTGGCGGTCCCGGGTTGGCGCGATAGCTGATCCGTTGGCGGACAAAGCGCTGCTCATTACCGCCTACCTGATGCTGACACTGACCTCGGTATTGCCGGTATGGTTGTTCCTTGTTGTGCTGGGGCGGGACCTTCTGATTGTTGTCGGGGCACTTGCCTATCACTACGGCATCGGGCGGTACGAAATGGAACCGAGCATGCTCGGTAAAATCAACACGCTGATCCAGATTCTGGTGGTGCTGGCCATCATTATCCTGCTTGCGGATTTGCCCATGCAGCCATGGGTCCTGGATGCGGGTATCCTGCTGGTGGCGGCTTCTGCCGTGATCAGCGGCGGGCATTACATGCTGGTCTGGGGTGTGCGGGCCTGGAGGGCCAAGCAGTCATGA
- a CDS encoding DUF2066 domain-containing protein, producing MARVSRAAVRAAVLLLGFAFLGAPAQAVTVSGLYSVEVPVDGSSSAQLQQGYEEGLRRVLVRVSGSRDVLSRDGIQSVLAEAESLLLSYQFLRGDDAGNRLQMSFGAVGVNRALASIDAPVWGANRPLTLAWIAVEERGSRRLITEGAESDQWQSAFAQAASERGLPVALPSENFRGDRELLSEIWGQFVGRVRSSAPDTSHDVMALVRVSQSGGQWRAGWVFDGMAMDGGEEVVTAANPQALARAVIDRWADRYAGRYAVAAGEVGDLPQVDIVVQGIQSVEDYGKATRILEGFTPVQAVGASRVKGDQLTLRVTFNGELDQLKEYVALDPRFIPLDAGSFVPEPEPESSELQPESASPETQREADPASDAEAAPEDGVESDAGAMDNAASEQAADAEPVSGELPLDSEGAEQAFESLYQLLYYRWQPSPAIGNGVEE from the coding sequence TTGGCGCGGGTATCCAGGGCTGCCGTGCGGGCGGCCGTTTTGTTGTTGGGCTTTGCCTTTCTGGGTGCGCCGGCTCAGGCAGTAACAGTCTCCGGGCTCTATTCCGTCGAGGTGCCGGTGGACGGCTCCTCATCAGCGCAGTTGCAGCAAGGTTATGAAGAGGGGTTGCGCCGGGTGCTGGTGCGGGTCTCCGGTAGCCGGGACGTGCTGTCCCGGGACGGCATCCAGTCGGTGCTTGCCGAGGCCGAATCGCTGCTGCTTTCCTACCAGTTTCTCCGTGGAGACGACGCCGGCAACCGGTTGCAGATGTCGTTCGGAGCGGTTGGCGTCAACCGGGCCCTGGCTTCCATCGATGCCCCGGTATGGGGTGCCAACCGGCCCCTGACCCTGGCCTGGATTGCGGTCGAGGAACGGGGTTCCCGTCGTCTGATCACGGAAGGTGCCGAGTCTGACCAATGGCAGTCGGCCTTTGCGCAGGCGGCCAGTGAGCGGGGGCTCCCGGTAGCGCTTCCCTCCGAGAACTTCCGGGGAGACCGGGAGTTGCTGTCCGAGATCTGGGGCCAGTTTGTCGGCCGGGTGCGTTCCTCTGCCCCGGACACCAGTCACGATGTGATGGCATTGGTCCGGGTCAGCCAGAGCGGCGGCCAGTGGCGTGCCGGATGGGTTTTCGACGGCATGGCCATGGACGGTGGCGAGGAAGTGGTCACCGCAGCAAACCCGCAGGCCCTGGCCCGGGCGGTGATTGACCGTTGGGCAGATCGCTATGCCGGTCGCTATGCGGTAGCCGCCGGCGAAGTGGGTGATCTTCCCCAGGTCGATATTGTGGTACAGGGCATCCAGTCGGTGGAGGATTACGGCAAGGCGACCCGGATTCTCGAGGGATTCACCCCTGTTCAGGCGGTGGGTGCCTCGCGGGTGAAAGGCGATCAGCTGACACTGAGAGTCACCTTCAACGGCGAACTGGACCAGCTCAAGGAATATGTTGCGCTGGATCCCCGCTTTATCCCCCTGGATGCCGGTTCCTTTGTACCCGAGCCTGAGCCGGAAAGCTCTGAGCTCCAGCCGGAGTCGGCGAGCCCGGAAACTCAGCGGGAGGCGGACCCTGCATCTGACGCTGAAGCCGCGCCGGAAGACGGGGTTGAGAGTGATGCCGGGGCCATGGACAATGCGGCCAGCGAACAGGCGGCAGATGCCGAGCCTGTGTCCGGGGAACTGCCACTGGATTCCGAGGGCGCGGAACAGGCCTTCGAGTCGCTGTACCAGTTGCTGTATTACCGCTGGCAACCGTCACCAGCCATTGGAAATGGTGTAGAAGAGTAA